Proteins encoded by one window of Polyangiaceae bacterium:
- a CDS encoding serine/threonine protein kinase, whose protein sequence is MTKRGDSNPDLSDEMQTLRRNPGTQRVPEAHRATERVDVAGQPTQYAPSEREPHKPSEGDSGNSGKTVNVDDQSLTERAFQERYEARRTLGAGGMGEVKLCHDSLIGRDVAVKVMHSGFGTDSDARSRFLREARVQGQLEHPSVVPVYDLGRNAQGEPFFTMKRIKGLTMEEIIDGYRKGDSAVIDGYSRRQLLTALSRVCLAVAFAHSRGVVHRDLKPSNIMLGDYGEVNVLDWGVAKIRGAAEIVTPAGELHDVPGGTQAGTILGTPGFMAPEQARGEIDAIDERTDVYALGCILFELLALEPLHKGTTPQALLVNTVTGFQQPPSERSPHLSIPPELDEIVRKATQLEAHRRFESARAMHDAIERFLDGERDVERRKEQAQHHTLNAQLALAKATAGGPDAAAERARGMRELSTALALDPSHDGAMHTLMKVLLDPKIELPPEAEAELFEQNRRDRVQAANASSVAYAAWALMAPLMVLMGIRSWGLLVLMATTLTVQISISTWMGLTGNVMPKYMRWTMPTTFAAVASLSIIFGPLFLMPGAVAVNAAVMMVSIRANAITRRGIIMAASLALLIPTALMIFGVVPNPYVFEDGALKILPAVVNFPKEATLALLFFTSALQILSSGFLVGRATKALTEAERTIFAQAWRLRQLLPQDERPAASVG, encoded by the coding sequence ATGACGAAGCGGGGGGACTCGAATCCCGATCTGAGCGACGAGATGCAGACGCTGCGGCGCAACCCTGGAACGCAGCGTGTCCCAGAAGCGCATCGCGCGACCGAACGTGTCGACGTTGCAGGGCAACCCACGCAGTACGCGCCGTCGGAGCGTGAGCCGCACAAGCCCTCCGAAGGGGACTCGGGTAACAGCGGCAAGACCGTGAATGTCGACGACCAGAGCCTCACCGAGCGCGCGTTTCAAGAACGCTATGAAGCACGACGCACCCTAGGCGCTGGTGGCATGGGTGAGGTCAAGCTCTGCCACGACTCGCTCATCGGGCGCGACGTCGCCGTCAAGGTGATGCACAGCGGGTTCGGCACCGATTCCGACGCACGCTCTCGTTTCCTCCGGGAAGCACGAGTACAAGGTCAGCTCGAGCACCCGAGCGTCGTCCCGGTGTATGACCTGGGGCGCAACGCCCAGGGTGAGCCCTTCTTCACCATGAAGCGCATCAAGGGCCTGACGATGGAAGAGATCATCGATGGCTATCGCAAGGGCGACAGCGCGGTGATCGATGGCTACTCGCGGCGTCAGCTGCTCACGGCGCTGTCACGGGTGTGCTTGGCCGTCGCCTTCGCCCACAGCCGCGGTGTGGTGCATCGCGATCTCAAGCCGTCAAACATCATGCTCGGTGACTACGGCGAGGTGAACGTGCTGGACTGGGGCGTCGCAAAGATCCGCGGCGCTGCGGAGATCGTCACGCCCGCTGGGGAGCTGCACGATGTACCCGGGGGCACCCAAGCCGGCACCATCTTGGGCACGCCAGGCTTCATGGCGCCGGAGCAAGCGCGCGGCGAAATCGACGCCATCGATGAGCGCACGGATGTCTACGCTTTGGGCTGCATCCTGTTCGAGCTGTTGGCGCTCGAGCCGCTACATAAGGGCACCACGCCGCAGGCGTTGCTCGTGAACACCGTCACGGGCTTTCAACAGCCGCCGAGCGAGCGCTCGCCACACCTGAGTATCCCCCCGGAACTGGATGAAATCGTGAGGAAGGCGACGCAGCTCGAGGCGCACCGGCGCTTCGAGTCGGCACGCGCCATGCACGACGCCATCGAGCGCTTCCTTGACGGTGAGCGGGACGTGGAACGCCGCAAGGAGCAGGCGCAGCACCACACGCTCAATGCTCAGCTTGCGCTGGCAAAGGCGACGGCGGGCGGCCCCGACGCGGCTGCAGAGCGTGCCAGGGGCATGCGCGAGCTCTCCACCGCGCTCGCGCTGGATCCCAGCCACGACGGCGCGATGCACACCCTGATGAAGGTGCTGCTGGATCCGAAGATCGAACTACCGCCAGAAGCCGAAGCCGAGCTCTTCGAGCAGAATCGTCGCGACCGGGTACAGGCCGCCAACGCGAGCTCCGTGGCCTACGCCGCTTGGGCGCTGATGGCGCCGCTGATGGTCCTGATGGGGATCAGGAGCTGGGGCCTCTTGGTGCTGATGGCGACGACGCTGACGGTGCAGATCAGCATTTCCACGTGGATGGGTCTCACAGGCAACGTGATGCCGAAGTACATGCGCTGGACCATGCCGACCACCTTCGCGGCGGTAGCGAGCCTCTCGATTATTTTCGGGCCACTGTTCTTGATGCCGGGAGCCGTGGCGGTGAACGCAGCCGTGATGATGGTCAGCATCCGAGCCAATGCGATCACCCGGCGCGGCATCATCATGGCAGCGAGCCTCGCGCTACTGATACCAACGGCGCTGATGATCTTCGGGGTCGTACCCAATCCCTACGTGTTCGAAGACGGCGCTTTGAAGATCCTACCCGCGGTAGTCAATTTCCCCAAGGAAGCGACTCTGGCGCTGCTGTTCTTCACCTCAGCGCTGCAAATCCTCTCGAGCGGTTTCCTCGTCGGGCGCGCGACCAAAGCACTCACCGAAGCCGAGCGAACCATCTTCGCTCAAGCTTGGCGGCTGAGGCAGCTGCTCCCGCAAGACGAGCGTCCCGCGGCGAGCGTCGGCTAG
- a CDS encoding AgmX/PglI C-terminal domain-containing protein produces the protein MNCKRLTFSIYRNGQHCGEQSFEQGVLKLGSDPKSHISLEGIDRMHAVLQATGSQLELVDLGSTVGTQVNGTRIDKCALKVGDRLALGEWEVRLDDVREPEATVDAVFNGFSAEDSNNPFARAAANNPFLATAPRGYAKGDQYAMIRNAPPVPASEVEQENVSAVEVSISWGGNVLHVAHLTPPRSFYVGDEQGKNLGCDFLVPSETLGASRAPVVIERAGSLFLVLPAGAKGDLKDKNGESSPLASLSGTPSAELAGATEIPLPSDVHATFEHAGLTFRVATVKAGKKIARGLASEDTGRVAGYFGVTLAAVAALVGSFAMFVPPMGLVDDEGLNKERMELMQAYLTASAEREQDKVKEDTQEEAPTDQSGGEGTRAEKDEGKMGKVGSTAEGRFNIKGPKDNEDVHVARTKEFAENFGLVGLLAGGAAGDPDAPTAWFGRDDSLGRDDVSADGSMWSDKIGEGGGMGGLGLTGGGLGGGGFGEGIGLGDIGTIGHGAGRCMGGDCQGFGNSHGISGGTHATKAPKVRVGVGNVSGRIPAEVVQRIVRQNYGRFRMCYENGLRSNPNLEGRVTVRFVIGADGAVSNASNGGSDLPDSAAVGCVVRGFYSLSFPKPESGIVTVVYPIMFSPG, from the coding sequence ATGAACTGCAAGCGACTGACTTTCTCCATCTACCGTAACGGCCAACACTGCGGCGAGCAGAGCTTCGAGCAAGGCGTGCTCAAGCTGGGCTCCGACCCCAAGAGCCACATCAGCCTCGAGGGCATCGACCGCATGCACGCGGTGCTACAGGCAACCGGCAGCCAGCTCGAGCTGGTCGACCTCGGAAGCACGGTCGGCACTCAGGTCAACGGGACCCGCATCGACAAGTGCGCGCTCAAGGTCGGTGACCGTCTGGCGCTCGGCGAATGGGAGGTGCGCTTGGACGACGTGCGCGAGCCCGAAGCCACGGTCGACGCGGTCTTCAACGGCTTCAGCGCCGAAGACAGCAACAATCCCTTCGCTCGTGCGGCCGCCAACAACCCCTTCCTCGCGACGGCTCCTCGCGGATACGCGAAGGGCGACCAGTACGCGATGATTCGCAACGCGCCTCCCGTACCGGCCTCTGAGGTCGAGCAGGAGAACGTGAGCGCCGTTGAGGTGAGCATCTCTTGGGGCGGCAACGTGCTCCACGTCGCGCACCTCACCCCGCCGCGCAGCTTCTACGTCGGCGACGAGCAAGGCAAGAACCTCGGCTGCGACTTCCTGGTGCCCAGCGAGACCCTCGGCGCTTCACGGGCCCCGGTGGTGATTGAGCGCGCTGGCAGCTTGTTCCTGGTCCTGCCTGCGGGCGCCAAGGGCGACCTCAAGGACAAGAACGGCGAGAGCAGCCCGCTGGCGTCGCTCAGCGGCACGCCCAGCGCGGAGCTCGCTGGAGCGACTGAGATTCCCCTGCCCAGCGACGTCCACGCGACGTTCGAGCACGCCGGCCTCACGTTCCGCGTGGCAACGGTGAAGGCTGGAAAGAAGATCGCTCGCGGCTTGGCCAGCGAAGACACGGGCCGCGTCGCTGGGTACTTTGGTGTGACCCTGGCCGCCGTCGCGGCGCTGGTCGGGTCCTTTGCGATGTTCGTGCCACCCATGGGGCTGGTCGACGACGAAGGCCTGAACAAGGAGCGCATGGAGCTGATGCAAGCCTACCTGACCGCCTCTGCCGAGCGCGAGCAGGACAAGGTGAAGGAAGACACCCAGGAGGAGGCGCCCACGGATCAGTCTGGTGGCGAAGGCACTCGCGCCGAGAAGGACGAAGGCAAGATGGGCAAGGTGGGTAGCACCGCCGAGGGTCGCTTCAACATCAAGGGACCCAAGGACAACGAGGACGTGCACGTCGCCCGCACCAAGGAGTTCGCGGAGAACTTCGGCCTGGTTGGCCTGCTGGCTGGCGGCGCCGCCGGGGACCCCGACGCGCCCACGGCTTGGTTCGGCCGCGATGATTCCCTGGGGAGAGACGACGTCAGCGCCGATGGCTCGATGTGGAGTGACAAGATCGGTGAAGGCGGCGGCATGGGCGGCCTCGGGCTGACGGGCGGCGGCCTCGGCGGCGGCGGCTTCGGTGAAGGCATCGGCCTCGGAGACATCGGCACCATCGGTCACGGCGCGGGGCGCTGCATGGGCGGAGACTGCCAGGGCTTCGGCAACAGCCACGGGATCTCCGGCGGGACCCACGCTACCAAGGCTCCGAAGGTGCGCGTTGGGGTCGGCAACGTCAGCGGGCGCATCCCGGCAGAGGTGGTCCAGCGCATCGTGCGCCAGAACTACGGACGCTTCCGCATGTGCTACGAGAACGGCCTACGCAGCAACCCGAACCTCGAAGGGCGTGTCACGGTGCGCTTCGTGATCGGCGCGGACGGCGCGGTCAGCAACGCGAGCAATGGTGGTTCGGATCTGCCCGACTCGGCGGCGGTGGGTTGTGTGGTGCGCGGCTTCTACAGCCTGAGCTTCCCGAAGCCCGAGAGCGGCATCGTCACCGTCGTGTACCCCATCATGTTCAGCCCTGGCTGA
- a CDS encoding mercuric reductase: MAWDWHVTEVPFSPVDDADWRLLHTLRPTDWQNPTPNGTYNLVVLGGGTAGLVCAVGAAGLGAKVALVERHLLGGDCLNFGCVPSKALLAAAHGAFAARNQFAPAGDASAQPDFGAAMAWVRERRAKIAPHDGAARVSGEGVDVFLGAGRFTAPDRISVGDTELSFKKAVIATGGRAGVPPIDGLEGVPYLTNETVFSLTEAPRHLLVIGAGPIGCELSQAMRRLGCEVTLLDRDARILPKDDERAANILLETLTREGVRVTLHVDILSAAVAPNASSGDGVRLTIRSRDSGEERAIEGSHLLIAAGRVPNVKDIGLEVAGVAFDERKGITVDDQLCTTNSNIYAAGDVASPLQFTHMADAMARNVLRNAFFFGHAKTSSLVVPWATYTDPEVAHVGVTHQQAEAEGLESLEVDLSSLDRAILEGIEQGFARAYYDGKGHVRGATIVAPRAGDLIGELTLAVTHGMTLGQLASVIHPYPSQGEISKKLGDAYMRTRLTPRVKGLFERWFRFLRR, translated from the coding sequence ATGGCGTGGGATTGGCATGTGACCGAAGTTCCTTTCAGTCCAGTAGATGATGCGGATTGGCGCCTATTGCACACCTTGCGGCCCACCGACTGGCAGAATCCCACGCCCAACGGCACCTACAACTTGGTGGTGTTGGGCGGCGGTACCGCCGGCTTGGTGTGCGCGGTGGGCGCCGCCGGACTGGGTGCGAAGGTAGCACTGGTCGAGCGGCACCTGCTTGGGGGCGACTGTCTCAATTTCGGCTGCGTTCCCTCCAAGGCGTTGCTTGCTGCGGCCCACGGAGCATTTGCCGCGCGGAATCAGTTTGCGCCGGCTGGCGATGCTTCGGCACAGCCGGACTTTGGGGCTGCCATGGCCTGGGTCCGCGAGCGGCGCGCCAAGATCGCACCACACGACGGTGCAGCGCGTGTTTCTGGAGAGGGCGTCGACGTCTTTCTCGGCGCGGGGCGCTTCACGGCGCCGGACCGCATCTCGGTAGGTGACACCGAACTCAGCTTCAAGAAGGCCGTGATCGCCACGGGTGGCCGCGCCGGCGTGCCGCCCATCGACGGACTGGAGGGGGTTCCTTACCTCACCAACGAGACGGTGTTCTCCCTCACCGAGGCGCCGCGCCACCTCCTGGTGATCGGTGCGGGACCCATCGGCTGTGAGCTATCGCAAGCCATGCGGCGCCTGGGCTGTGAGGTGACGCTGCTGGATCGCGACGCACGCATCTTGCCCAAAGACGACGAGCGCGCAGCGAATATCCTCCTGGAAACGCTTACTCGGGAGGGGGTGAGGGTTACGCTTCACGTCGACATCCTGAGCGCCGCTGTGGCTCCGAACGCGTCGAGCGGCGACGGCGTGCGCCTGACGATTCGTTCACGAGACTCCGGCGAAGAGCGCGCCATCGAAGGTTCGCACCTCCTCATCGCTGCTGGCCGCGTGCCCAACGTCAAAGACATAGGCCTTGAAGTTGCGGGTGTCGCCTTCGACGAGCGCAAAGGCATCACAGTCGACGACCAGCTTTGCACGACGAACTCCAATATCTATGCGGCTGGCGACGTCGCTTCGCCGCTCCAGTTCACCCACATGGCCGACGCCATGGCGCGCAACGTGCTGCGCAATGCGTTCTTCTTCGGTCACGCAAAAACCAGCTCGCTCGTGGTGCCGTGGGCGACGTACACCGATCCCGAGGTCGCTCACGTCGGCGTGACCCATCAGCAAGCGGAAGCTGAAGGTTTGGAGTCCCTCGAGGTCGATTTGAGCAGCCTGGATCGCGCGATCCTCGAAGGGATCGAGCAAGGCTTCGCACGCGCCTACTACGATGGCAAAGGCCACGTGCGTGGCGCGACCATCGTGGCGCCTCGCGCAGGAGATCTGATCGGGGAACTTACCTTGGCGGTGACTCACGGCATGACCCTGGGCCAGCTCGCCAGCGTGATTCACCCGTACCCGTCTCAAGGCGAAATCAGCAAGAAGCTTGGCGACGCGTACATGCGCACCCGACTCACACCGCGCGTGAAAGGGCTGTTCGAGCGCTGGTTCCGCTTCTTGAGACGCTGA
- a CDS encoding outer membrane beta-barrel protein, whose product MRKALFLSVFALAGLVSFNAAAADELGEPGQIALGAERVFGLNFFSHKLELDGNESTTSGTSIGLIFNDAATPYTVPRVALDYMVADGVSIGGSLGYVSQSSETETKTSAGSNTQDNGSVSSFVIAPRVGYVIPVADGADFWVRGGITYYSRTVSPDQGDDSKDSGLGLGLEGMFVLSPIPGFGFSIGPTVDFGLSGTQDPGGGAQELDSKYTNFGLNAGLVGWF is encoded by the coding sequence ATGCGGAAAGCCTTGTTCTTGAGTGTGTTTGCCCTCGCCGGGCTGGTTTCTTTCAACGCCGCCGCGGCTGATGAGCTGGGCGAGCCTGGGCAGATTGCTCTCGGCGCCGAGCGCGTCTTCGGTCTGAACTTCTTCTCACATAAGCTCGAGCTCGACGGAAACGAGAGCACCACGTCGGGTACTTCGATTGGCTTGATTTTCAATGATGCAGCCACGCCGTACACCGTGCCGCGCGTTGCGCTCGACTACATGGTGGCCGATGGTGTCTCGATTGGTGGCTCACTTGGCTACGTGAGTCAGAGCAGCGAGACGGAGACCAAGACCAGCGCAGGGAGCAACACCCAGGACAATGGGAGTGTGTCGTCCTTCGTCATCGCCCCCCGCGTGGGCTATGTCATCCCCGTCGCTGACGGAGCCGACTTCTGGGTCCGGGGCGGGATCACGTACTACTCGCGGACGGTCTCTCCCGATCAGGGGGACGATTCGAAGGACAGCGGATTGGGCCTCGGCCTCGAGGGCATGTTCGTGTTGTCTCCGATTCCAGGATTTGGCTTCAGCATCGGGCCGACGGTGGATTTCGGACTGAGCGGTACCCAGGATCCTGGCGGTGGCGCACAGGAGCTCGACTCGAAGTACACGAACTTCGGTCTGAACGCCGGCCTCGTCGGCTGGTTCTGA
- a CDS encoding outer membrane beta-barrel protein translates to MRKSWFLGAFVLCGLLSNNAHAADELGEPGQVALGVERLFGINHWSSTAKPSEKPEVTLSGTSIGLVVNGGTTATFDEATFPMPYSIPRLALDYMVADGVSIGGSIGYTRRTGEVEAGGQTSDVPTVTALVLAPRVGYVFPLTDGVDFWLRAGVTYFRAAYEYDVQNTPSDDSLTGFALSADGALVLSPIAGFGFYLGPTVDVGLSGTYTDEGGGGSEDVDATLSSFGLNAGLVGWF, encoded by the coding sequence ATGCGGAAGTCTTGGTTTTTGGGTGCTTTTGTCCTCTGCGGGCTGTTGTCCAACAACGCCCACGCCGCTGACGAGCTGGGCGAGCCAGGGCAGGTCGCGCTGGGGGTCGAGCGACTGTTCGGCATCAACCACTGGTCGTCGACGGCCAAGCCATCCGAAAAGCCCGAGGTGACGCTAAGCGGGACCTCGATTGGCCTGGTGGTGAACGGAGGAACGACGGCCACCTTCGACGAAGCGACGTTCCCGATGCCTTACTCGATTCCGCGCCTTGCTCTCGACTACATGGTGGCAGACGGCGTGTCGATTGGCGGCTCCATCGGCTACACCCGCCGGACGGGTGAGGTCGAAGCTGGGGGGCAAACCTCCGACGTACCGACGGTGACGGCCTTGGTGCTCGCCCCACGGGTGGGCTACGTCTTCCCGCTAACCGACGGCGTGGATTTCTGGCTGCGCGCCGGGGTGACTTATTTCCGTGCGGCATACGAGTATGACGTGCAGAACACCCCTTCGGACGACAGCTTGACCGGATTCGCCCTGTCCGCCGATGGCGCTCTGGTGTTGTCGCCGATCGCTGGGTTCGGCTTCTATCTAGGGCCAACCGTGGACGTCGGGCTGAGCGGCACGTACACCGACGAGGGTGGGGGAGGCAGCGAGGACGTCGACGCGACGCTGAGCAGCTTTGGTCTCAACGCCGGCCTCGTGGGTTGGTTTTAG
- a CDS encoding NAD(P)H-binding protein: MTQSAQQASEAKHVLVAGISSRLGRSVALELLRRGHRVRGLSRKPLSDLPSSIEHFSADCLRAEPIDACQGITHVFSCVGACVQPDLRLGRASFPRFDLPANLNLLRAAESAGVAHFTYVSVAGAERTRHLAYVDAHEQVAEAIQRSKLSACIVRPTGFFSALEAMLPMAKRGLVPLMGDGNAVTNPIADEDLAIVCVDGIEGAFSEREVGGPETLSRRRIAELAFEAWDKAPRTPALPVFFTKLSGYMLRPLNPRVADLMHFYAHVMTHDCVAESFGQRSLANHFRAKAQASIKALPAASNN; encoded by the coding sequence ATGACCCAATCAGCACAGCAAGCCTCTGAAGCCAAGCACGTGCTCGTCGCTGGTATTTCCTCGCGGCTCGGGCGCAGTGTCGCTCTCGAGCTCCTGCGACGTGGACACCGCGTGCGCGGGCTGAGCCGCAAGCCGCTGAGCGACTTGCCGAGCAGCATCGAACACTTCAGCGCGGATTGTTTGCGCGCGGAACCAATCGACGCCTGCCAGGGCATCACCCACGTGTTCTCCTGCGTCGGAGCCTGCGTGCAGCCTGACTTGCGCCTCGGCCGCGCGTCGTTTCCACGCTTCGACCTGCCGGCGAACCTGAACTTGCTGCGCGCCGCAGAGAGCGCTGGAGTCGCCCACTTCACCTACGTCAGCGTGGCGGGCGCTGAGCGCACCCGGCACCTGGCTTATGTAGACGCCCACGAGCAAGTGGCAGAGGCCATTCAAAGGTCGAAGCTCTCTGCCTGCATCGTGCGGCCCACAGGCTTCTTCTCCGCGCTGGAAGCCATGCTCCCGATGGCCAAGCGCGGCCTCGTCCCTTTGATGGGTGACGGCAACGCCGTCACGAATCCCATCGCCGACGAAGATCTCGCCATCGTGTGTGTGGACGGCATCGAGGGCGCCTTCAGCGAACGTGAAGTCGGTGGCCCAGAGACGCTGAGCCGGCGCCGGATCGCGGAGCTGGCGTTCGAAGCCTGGGACAAGGCACCTCGCACCCCGGCGCTGCCCGTCTTCTTCACCAAGCTCTCCGGCTACATGCTGCGCCCGCTGAACCCCCGGGTGGCCGACTTGATGCACTTCTACGCCCATGTGATGACCCACGACTGCGTCGCCGAGAGCTTCGGGCAACGCAGCCTCGCGAATCATTTCCGCGCGAAAGCACAAGCGAGCATCAAGGCGCTCCCGGCCGCGAGCAACAACTAG
- a CDS encoding glutathione peroxidase: MSSVYDFSLKRITGENQSLGEYDGKVLLIVNVASKCGLTPHYNGLQKLYDEYSDRGLEVLGFPCNQFGAQEPGSEADIQEFCTTNFSVSFPMFSKIEVNGPGRDALYGWLTSQSTEPDGPGDIKWNFAKFLVGRDGQVVARFSPTVEPEAAELKAALEKALG; the protein is encoded by the coding sequence ATGTCGAGCGTCTACGATTTCAGCCTGAAGCGCATCACCGGAGAGAACCAGAGCCTTGGCGAATACGACGGCAAGGTGCTGTTGATCGTCAACGTCGCGTCCAAGTGCGGTCTAACGCCGCACTACAACGGACTGCAGAAGCTCTACGACGAATACTCCGATCGGGGCCTCGAAGTGCTCGGGTTCCCGTGCAACCAGTTCGGCGCTCAGGAGCCTGGGAGCGAAGCGGACATCCAGGAGTTCTGCACCACGAACTTCTCCGTGAGCTTCCCGATGTTCTCGAAGATCGAGGTCAACGGGCCTGGTCGCGACGCGCTGTACGGCTGGCTGACCTCCCAGAGCACCGAGCCCGACGGCCCCGGTGACATCAAGTGGAACTTTGCGAAGTTCCTGGTGGGCCGCGACGGTCAGGTGGTCGCTCGCTTCTCCCCCACGGTGGAGCCCGAGGCGGCAGAGCTGAAAGCCGCGCTCGAGAAGGCGCTCGGCTAG
- a CDS encoding sensor domain-containing diguanylate cyclase, producing MDPLVRGALAVQQAIARSAGLAISLAAGALLVWSQVRVSERHALSWWWLAIVGAGLVVSLLVRLVRRLERLTPEDALRLDIELFTHLVVLAFGIVLQTQAGLAGPSYPAVYVLMMLAAAFARPGATVVIVLFTLGLEAAIVGFSRGTNAIWDQWGHAALLVAFASVNAFVFRAEIARVRRLSRAHIDSELDKLREAARTYRLLGPPSSSGARSERTSVRPGSLETDEERLVRSGVEEIHQALSLALDLLRGSLRARTAVLLWLDASGEKLRIHEISTSAQNIDPGPFSAKEGLFAAAFSRGGPVSLNGTKAGRHLPYYALVPSVGAACAVPVLERGQPRGMLVVDRPEKQPFTNDDEALLHEATRFFSRSIQNERVFIQLERAKVQQGKLYRAAELLAGATTEAQVIEHGVSSAREFASFDFAAVTLFDKSTAEHEICAVSGAGADDLVGRRFRHNAGLVGMVVENHHPLPYRGQYDPKRQVVFSKRLNPPSMPSLLVLPLLVHEKALGTLVLGSSQRGAFGDDARTTLEVLASHVAVSLANARMVKRLEELATTDGLTGLLNKRALIDTAGHMIRSAERFEKPVSVLVCDIDHFKKVNDTYGHDVGDIVIKGLGTILKRQKRDTDAVGRFGGEEFVVVCEETDSAGAILLAERVRTELEGTTFHANGHAVRCTCSVGVATFPVAGRDWDALFKATDEALYASKRGGRNRVTAWNPRLSGASAA from the coding sequence ATGGATCCCTTGGTACGCGGCGCTCTCGCAGTCCAACAAGCGATCGCGCGCTCCGCGGGCTTGGCGATCAGTCTCGCGGCGGGGGCCCTCCTGGTGTGGAGCCAGGTGCGCGTCAGCGAACGCCACGCGCTCAGTTGGTGGTGGCTGGCGATCGTCGGTGCGGGCCTCGTGGTTTCGCTCTTGGTGCGCCTGGTGCGCCGCCTCGAGCGACTGACTCCCGAAGACGCACTTCGCCTCGACATCGAGCTCTTCACTCACCTGGTGGTGCTTGCGTTCGGCATCGTGCTGCAGACGCAAGCGGGGCTGGCAGGGCCGAGCTACCCGGCGGTCTACGTGCTCATGATGCTGGCGGCGGCCTTCGCGCGCCCGGGCGCCACGGTCGTGATCGTGCTCTTCACGCTTGGCTTGGAGGCGGCCATTGTCGGCTTCAGTCGCGGAACCAACGCGATCTGGGACCAGTGGGGACACGCGGCGCTGTTGGTTGCGTTCGCTTCGGTCAATGCATTTGTTTTCCGCGCGGAGATTGCTCGGGTGCGTCGCTTGTCTCGCGCCCATATCGACTCCGAGCTCGACAAGCTGCGTGAGGCCGCGCGCACCTATCGGCTGCTAGGGCCGCCGAGCAGCAGCGGCGCGCGCAGTGAGCGTACCTCGGTGCGCCCCGGTTCCCTCGAGACGGATGAAGAGCGCCTGGTGCGCTCCGGCGTTGAAGAGATCCATCAGGCGCTGAGCCTGGCGCTGGACCTCTTGCGCGGTTCGCTCCGGGCACGCACCGCGGTGCTCCTGTGGCTCGACGCTTCTGGGGAGAAGCTGCGCATCCACGAGATCTCGACCTCGGCGCAGAACATCGATCCCGGCCCGTTCTCCGCGAAAGAAGGCTTGTTCGCCGCAGCGTTCAGTCGTGGGGGACCGGTGAGCCTGAACGGCACCAAGGCTGGTCGGCACCTGCCGTATTACGCGCTGGTGCCCAGCGTGGGTGCAGCGTGCGCTGTCCCGGTGCTGGAACGCGGACAGCCGCGGGGCATGCTGGTGGTGGACCGCCCGGAGAAGCAGCCGTTCACCAATGATGACGAGGCGCTGCTCCACGAAGCGACGCGCTTCTTCTCGCGTTCGATCCAGAACGAGCGCGTGTTCATCCAGCTCGAGCGCGCGAAGGTGCAGCAGGGCAAGCTTTACCGCGCGGCAGAGCTCTTGGCTGGCGCGACGACGGAAGCTCAAGTCATCGAGCACGGCGTGTCCAGCGCCCGAGAGTTTGCGAGCTTCGACTTTGCCGCGGTGACGCTGTTCGACAAGAGCACTGCAGAGCATGAAATCTGTGCAGTGAGCGGCGCGGGTGCCGACGACCTGGTGGGCCGCCGTTTCCGGCATAACGCGGGTCTCGTCGGCATGGTGGTGGAGAATCACCACCCGCTGCCTTACCGCGGTCAGTACGATCCGAAGCGCCAGGTCGTGTTCAGCAAGCGCCTGAACCCACCGAGCATGCCGTCGCTGTTGGTGCTGCCGCTCTTGGTGCACGAGAAGGCGCTTGGCACCCTGGTGCTCGGTTCGAGTCAGCGTGGGGCGTTTGGTGATGACGCGCGCACCACGCTCGAAGTGCTCGCGAGTCACGTCGCGGTCAGCCTCGCCAACGCACGCATGGTGAAGCGCCTGGAGGAGCTTGCGACGACGGATGGCCTGACGGGCCTCTTGAACAAACGCGCGCTGATCGACACCGCGGGCCACATGATTCGCTCCGCTGAGCGCTTCGAGAAGCCAGTGAGCGTGCTGGTGTGCGACATCGATCACTTCAAGAAGGTGAACGACACCTACGGCCACGACGTCGGGGACATCGTGATCAAGGGCCTCGGCACCATCCTCAAGCGCCAGAAGCGCGACACCGACGCCGTGGGTCGCTTCGGTGGTGAGGAGTTCGTGGTGGTGTGCGAAGAGACCGACAGCGCCGGCGCGATCCTCCTCGCCGAGCGCGTGCGCACCGAGCTCGAAGGCACGACCTTCCACGCGAATGGCCACGCGGTGCGCTGCACCTGCTCCGTGGGCGTCGCGACATTCCCGGTCGCCGGCCGCGACTGGGATGCGCTCTTCAAGGCCACCGACGAAGCCCTCTACGCCTCCAAGCGCGGCGGCCGTAACCGCGTCACCGCCTGGAATCCGCGGCTGAGCGGGGCTTCTGCGGCGTAG